TGGCTGTCGCAGACCACGCTGAGCGTCGACGAGACGATGGAGACGGTCCGCCGGCTGCGCGAGCGCTTCCCCGAGCTGCAGGACCCGCCGAGCGACGACATCTGCTACGCGACCCAGAACCGCCAGGTCGCGGTGAAGAAGGTCGCCCGCGAGGCCGAGCTCGTCATCGTGGTCGGCTCGGCGAACTCCTCCAACAGCGTCCGGCTCGTGGAGGTCGCGCTCGAGAACGGCGCGGACGCCTCCTACCGGGTGGACAACGTGCGCGAGATCGACGAGGCGTGGCTGGACGGCGTCTCGACGGTCGGCGTCACGTCCGGCGCGTCGGTGCCGGAGATCCTCGTCCGCGAGGTCCTCGACTGGCTGGCCGGGCGCGGCTACGGCTCGGTCGAGGAGGTCGTGACGGCGGAGGAGGACCTGCTGTTCTCGCTGCCGAAGGAGCTGCGCCGCGACATCAAGCAGGCCAAGCAGCAGGCCGCGGCCGCCCGGGCCTGACAGTGCCGGCCCGCGGGGACCGCTCCGGACCGCCCACCGACTGGGTGAGCGGGGAGCGGGTGTTCGCGCCGCCCACCGGGACGCTGGACGTCGACTGGCTGGTGCCCGCGGTCCTCGAGGCCGTGCCGGGGTCGACGCCGGAGCAGGCGCGCACCGCGCTCGTCGCGGCCGCCACGGCGCCGGGCGGTCCCGACGACGCGGGTGAGCCGGCGGGGGAGACGGCGGAGGAGAGCCGGCCGGACGACCCCGACGAGGTGCGGCTCGCGGCGGACCGGGTGGTGGCCGAGGCCCGGCGGTCGTTCCGGGCCTGATCACAGCCGAGCCGTGACACCCGCCGAGCGACCCGATGAGGGCGCCGACGTGGGTGCCGACGTGGTCGCCGACGTGGGTGCCGACCCCATCCCGGGGATCGACGCGATGCTGAGCGGCGGGCACCCGAGCTCGCTCGGGCGGACCGCCGAGGTGGTCGACCTCGTGCTCGCCGACGGCCGGGGCGTCAGGACGCAGACCGCCGCGGGCCGTCGAGCTCTGCGCCGCCGGCGTGCTTGGGGTGGCTCCGGCCCCGCGGAGCGACGGAGCCCGGTCGGCCGTCCGGGCCCTCCGGGTCGGCGAGGCCGTCGAGCAGCTCCGGGGCCGTGAGGGGCCGCGGCACCGCGTCGAGCGCCGCGAGCTCGGCGAGGCCGTCGTCGACGACGCCCAGGTCGCGCATCCGCCGCGCCGTGACGAGCACCCGGGTCTCCAGCGAGCCGACCATCGTGTTGTACGCCTCGACCGAGCGGTGCAGGTCACGGCCGAGGCGCTGCGCGTGCCCCCCGAGCGTGCCGAGCCGCGCGTGGAGCTCGCGGCCCACCTCGAACAGCTCGCGCGCGGAGCCGGCGAGCGCCTCCTGCTGCCAGGTGAGCGCGACGGTCCGCAGCAGCGCGAGGAGCGTCGTCGGCGTGGCGAGCACGACCCGCTTCGCCATGGCGGCCTCCAGCAGCGCCGGGTCCGCGTCGCACGCGGCGGCGAGGAACGCCTCGCCGGGCACGAAGCACACGACCAGCTCCGGCGACGGCTCGAAGGCCGTCCAGTACTCCTTGGCCGCGAGCGCGTCGACGTGGCGGCGCAGCGAGGCGGCGTGGGCGGCGTGGTCCTGCTCGAGGAAACCCGCGAGTGGCGCCTTCGCGTCGACGACGACGTGCTTGCCGCCGGGCAGACGCACCACGAGGTCCGGCCGTACCGCCGCGCCTGCGCGCGAGGTCCCCGACGCCTGCGCCGTGAAGTCGACCCGCTCGAGCATGCCCGCGTGCTCGACGACCCGGCGCAGCTGCACCTCCCCCCATGCGCCGCGGACGTTGGGCGAGCGGAGCGCTCCCGCGAGCGCCTCGGTCTGCGAGCGCAGGGCCTCGTTCGTGCTCGCGAGCCCGCTCAGCTGCTCGCGGAGGCCGGCGTACTGGTCGACGCGGTCGCGTTCGAGCACCGACACCTGCCGCTCGACCCGCGCGAGGGCCGAGGTGAGGGGGGCGAGCGCACGGTCGGTGCCGTCGCGCTCGGCGAGCGTGCGGCGGAGGTCGTCGGCCTGCGAGCGGACCATGTCGCGCTCCGCTACCACCTGGGCGTGCTCCGCCCGTGCCCGGGCGCGCAGCAGCGTGGTCGCGGCGGCCGCACCGGCTGCGGTGCCGAGCAGCAGGCCGAGCACGAGGAGCAGGAGGGGGAGCGGGTCCATACGGCGATGGTCCGCCGCGGCCCGGACACAACCCGGCAGCGACGCGCGCCGGGGCTCGCCGGCACCCCCGTAGACTCCCCGCACGTGGCTCTGACCATCGGCATCGTGGGACTGCCCAACGTGGGCAAGTCGACCCTGTTCAACGCGCTCACCGCCAACGAGGTGCTGGCCGCGAACTACCCGTTCGCGACCATCGAGCCGAACGTCGGGGTGGTCCCGCTGCCGGACGAGCGCCTCGACCGGCTCGCGGAGATCTTCGCGAGCGAGCGGACCGTGCCCGCGACGGTGTCGTTCGTCGACATCGCCGGCATCGTGCGCGGCGCGAGCGAGGGCCAGGGGCTCGGCAACAAGTTCCTGGCCAACATCCGCGAGGCCGACGCGATCTGCCAGGTCATCCGCGCCTTCGTCGACGACGACGTCACGCACGTCGACGGTCGCGTCGACCCCGCGGCCGACATCGAGACCATCAACACCGAGCTCGTCCTCGCCGACCTGCAGACGGTCGAGAACGCGCTGCCGCGCCTGGAGAAGGAGGTCCGCGGCAAGAAGACGGACCCCGCCGTCCTCGCCGCCGCGCAGCAGGCCGAGGCGACGCTGTCCGACGGCGTGCCGCTGTCGAGCGCGGTCAAGGCGGGTCGGCTCGAGGCGGCGCACCTGCGCGAGCTCGGCCTGCTGACGACCAAGCCGTTCCTCTACGTCTTCAACGTCGACGCGGCCACCCTCGGCGACGACGAGGCGGCGCTCGCGCGACGGCAGGAGCTGGCCGCCCTCGTCGCGCCGGCCGAGGCCATCTTCCTCGACGCGCAGCTGGAGTCCGACCTCGCAGGGCTGGAGCCGGAGGACGCCGCCGAGCTGCTCGCGGAGTCCGGCCAGAGCGAGCCCGGTCTGCACCAGCTCGCGCGCGTCGGCTTCGCCACCCTCGGCCTGCAGACCTACCTGACGGCCGGCCCCAAGGAGTCCCGCGCCTGGACCATCCCGCAGGGGGCCACGGCGCCGGAGGCCGCGGGTGTGATCCACACCGACTTCCAGCGCGGCTTCATCAAGGCGGAGGTCGTGTCCTACGGCGACCTCGTGGACGCGGGCTCCATGGCGGAGGCGAAGTCCCGCGGCAAGGTCCGCATGGAGGGCAAGGACTACGTGATGGCCGACGGCGACGTCGTGGAGTTCCGCTTCAACGTCTGAGGGTTCCGCTTCGACGTCTGACCGGGCCGCGCCCGGCCGAGCCGCTGCGCGCCGCCCCCCGGGCAGGGGTGGGTCGTCGCGCGCTCGCGACGGGTGCTGGCTGGGAAGGCGCGACACGCCGGACCCGACCAGCAGGAGCCAGCACTCGTCGCAACATGACGAGTGCTGGGTCTGCGGCGGCTCGGCCGGCGTGTCGGCCCCTCCCACCCAGCCCGCGTCGTGAGCGTCGCGGTACCTACCCTGTGGCTCGGCCCGGTCGGGCGGCGAACCGGACCGACGCGCGTTGCGGAGGCCGGCGGGACGGCCGGTGGCCGGCGGGACGGCCGGTGGCCGGCGGTCCCGCCGCGGGACGGCAGGCTGTGACGGTGCCCAGCGACGCCGTCGTGCTCGACCCCCTCACCCTCAGCGCGTGCCTGGTCGTCGTCGCGCTCGGGGCGCTCGTGCAGGGGGTGCTCGGCTTCGGCCTCGCGCTCCTTGCCGTGCCGGTGCTCGTGTTCCTCGTCCCTGGGCTCGTGCCCGTCGGGGTGCTCGTGGCGGTCCTGCCGCTGGTCGTGCTGCAGGCGCTCCGGGAGCGTGCGCACGTCGACGCCCGGGGCTTCGGCTGGGCGCTCGTAGGGCGCGTGCCCGGCGGGCTGGCCGGGGCCGCGGCCGTCGCCCTGCTGCCGGTGCGGGGACTGCAGCTGCTCGTGGCGGCCACGGTGCTCGCCGCCGTCGGTGCGGCGGTCCACGCCGACAGTCCCCGCCGGGTCCGCCGAGACGGGCTGGCCGGGCCTGACCCCGAGCTTGCCGTCCTCCCGCCCGCCGGCGGCGCGACGGCACGACAGCCCCGCCGGGCCACGCTCGCGCTCGCCGGTGCCCTCAGCGGCCTCGGCGGCACGACCTCGGGCATCGGCGGGCCGCCGATGGCGATCGCGTACCGGAACGCGGGCGGGCAGGTGCTGCGGGCCACGCTCGCGACGTTCTTCCTCGTCGGCGCCCTGCTCAGCCTCGGCT
The sequence above is drawn from the Aquipuribacter sp. SD81 genome and encodes:
- a CDS encoding 4-hydroxy-3-methylbut-2-enyl diphosphate reductase, whose amino-acid sequence is MTDSPKRVLLAAPRGYCAGVDRAVVAVEKALELYGPPVYVRKQIVHNKHVVETLAARGAVFVDETDEVPEGARVVFSAHGVSPQVHAEAARRMLQTIDATCPLVTKVHREAVRFADDDFDILLIGHEGHEEVEGTAGEAPERIQLVDGPDDVDGVVVRDPSRVVWLSQTTLSVDETMETVRRLRERFPELQDPPSDDICYATQNRQVAVKKVAREAELVIVVGSANSSNSVRLVEVALENGADASYRVDNVREIDEAWLDGVSTVGVTSGASVPEILVREVLDWLAGRGYGSVEEVVTAEEDLLFSLPKELRRDIKQAKQQAAAARA
- a CDS encoding DNA recombination protein RmuC, producing MDPLPLLLLVLGLLLGTAAGAAAATTLLRARARAEHAQVVAERDMVRSQADDLRRTLAERDGTDRALAPLTSALARVERQVSVLERDRVDQYAGLREQLSGLASTNEALRSQTEALAGALRSPNVRGAWGEVQLRRVVEHAGMLERVDFTAQASGTSRAGAAVRPDLVVRLPGGKHVVVDAKAPLAGFLEQDHAAHAASLRRHVDALAAKEYWTAFEPSPELVVCFVPGEAFLAAACDADPALLEAAMAKRVVLATPTTLLALLRTVALTWQQEALAGSARELFEVGRELHARLGTLGGHAQRLGRDLHRSVEAYNTMVGSLETRVLVTARRMRDLGVVDDGLAELAALDAVPRPLTAPELLDGLADPEGPDGRPGSVAPRGRSHPKHAGGAELDGPRRSAS
- the ychF gene encoding redox-regulated ATPase YchF; this encodes MALTIGIVGLPNVGKSTLFNALTANEVLAANYPFATIEPNVGVVPLPDERLDRLAEIFASERTVPATVSFVDIAGIVRGASEGQGLGNKFLANIREADAICQVIRAFVDDDVTHVDGRVDPAADIETINTELVLADLQTVENALPRLEKEVRGKKTDPAVLAAAQQAEATLSDGVPLSSAVKAGRLEAAHLRELGLLTTKPFLYVFNVDAATLGDDEAALARRQELAALVAPAEAIFLDAQLESDLAGLEPEDAAELLAESGQSEPGLHQLARVGFATLGLQTYLTAGPKESRAWTIPQGATAPEAAGVIHTDFQRGFIKAEVVSYGDLVDAGSMAEAKSRGKVRMEGKDYVMADGDVVEFRFNV
- a CDS encoding TSUP family transporter — translated: MPSDAVVLDPLTLSACLVVVALGALVQGVLGFGLALLAVPVLVFLVPGLVPVGVLVAVLPLVVLQALRERAHVDARGFGWALVGRVPGGLAGAAAVALLPVRGLQLLVAATVLAAVGAAVHADSPRRVRRDGLAGPDPELAVLPPAGGATARQPRRATLALAGALSGLGGTTSGIGGPPMAIAYRNAGGQVLRATLATFFLVGALLSLGSLLAVGEVSTASLAQGAVLVPAVVVGYLAAAPLRRRVDPVRVRQAVLVVSAAAGAGLLVQALLP